The genomic region GCGACGACGGGACGACACACGTCGCACCCCCGGCCGCGTCCGTGCGCCTGCACGATCTCGTCGAACGTGCGGTAGCCGTGGACGAGCACGACGTCGAAGAGCTCGGACCGTGTCATCGCGAAGTGCTCGCACAGCGAGCGGTCGACGACCTTGCCCTGCGACGCGAAGTAGTCCTCGACGATCTTCTTGACCTGCGGCTTGCAGGAGCCGCAGGTCGACCCGGCGGTCGTGCACGTCGTGACGCAGGCCGCGGACTCGCAGCCACCCTCGACCGCGCCCTCGATGTCGCCCTTCGTGACGGTGTTGCAGGAGCACACGACGGCCTCGTCCGGCAGCGCGATGGCGGGCGCCCCGCTGGAGGCGGGGAGGATGAGCTCCTCGGGGTTCGCCGGCAGCTCGATCCGGCTCGACACCATGGCACGGAGGGTGCCGTAGGCGCTGGCGTCCCCCACCAGCACGCCGCCGAGCAGGTGGCGGCCGTCGCCGCTGATGACGAGCTTCTTGTAGATCCCGGCCACGGCGTCGGAGAACACGAGGTCGATGCTGCCGTCAGTGGTGCCGTGGGCGTCGCCGAAGCTCGCCACGTCGACCCCGAGGAGCTTGAGCTTGGTGGACATGTCGGCGCCCGTGAACGTGCCTCCGCCGTCGAGCAGTGCGTCGACCGCGATCTCCGCCATGGTGTAGCCCGGCGCCACGAGACCGTACATGCGACCCTGGTGCGCCGCGCACTCGCCAATGGCCCAGACGTGCGGATCGCTCGTGCGGAGCTGGTCGTCGACCGCGACACCGCCACGCTCGGCCACGACGAGCCCGGCCTGCCGCGCGAGCTGGTCGCGGGGCCGGACGCCGGCGGAGAACACGACGACCTCGAGCGGCACGGTCTCGCCACCGGCGAACGTGATGCCCGTGACGCGCTCCTCGCCCTCGACGCGCCCACCCTCGATCCGCTCCGTCGCAACGCCCGTGTGGATCGTGAGGCCGAGCTTCTCGACGTGGCGGCCCAGGATGCGCCCGCCGGCCTCGTCGACCTGCGCCGACATCAGGCGCGGGTTCATCTCGACGACGTGGGTGTCGAGGCCGAGCTGGCGCAGTGCGTTGGCGGCCTCGAGACCCAGCAGACCGCCGCCGATCACGACGCCGGTGCTCGCGCCGGCTGCCGCGTCCCGGATGGCCTCGAGGTCCTCGATCGTGCGGTAGACGAACGCACCCTCGAGGTCGTGGCCCGGCACGGGTGGGACGAAGGGTGCCGATCCGGTCGCGAGCACGAGCTCGTCGTAGCCGACCGTCTCCCCGTCGTCGAGCGTGACGGTGCGAGACTCGAGGTCGAGCCCGGCGACGTTCGCGCCGAGCCGCAGCGTGACGCGGGGGTCCTCGTAGTCGCCGGACGGCAGGAGGCTGAGGCTGTCGGCCCCGACCTCGAAGAACGACGTCAACGCGACACGGTCGTAGGCCGCACGCGACTCCGCGCCGAGGACGACGATGTCGTACGTCTCGGACAGTCCGCGTTCGACCGCGGCTTGCACGAATCGGTGGCCGACCATTCCGTGGCCGATCACGACGAGGCGCTTGCGCAGGTGTGGACTCATCGGTTTCATCCCTTCACCAGTTGAGACAGGAGGTTCGTGCAGGTCGAGAGGCAACCACCGCAGCCGGTCGTGGCCCGGGTGCTCTCGCGCAGCTCCTCGAGCGAGGAGCACGCCCGGATGCGGCCGACGCTGACCCCGGCGCACGCGCAGACCTCAGCGTCGTCGGGCAGCTCGGGTGGCGCCGAGGGGCGGGGGGTCATCAGGAGCTCGCCCGGCTCGCCCGCCGCGAGGACCGTGCGCTGGTCGAAGGCTTGCGTGATCAGGCCGATCCGGGAGAGGTCACCGACCAACGTCGCCGCGACGATGACTCCCCCGTCGACGACGAGCTTCTTGTGCGTGCCGGTCACCGGGTTGGACACCTGGACGACCTGGCCCTGGGCGGTCTCGGGCTCCCCCAAGACCGCGACGTCCAGGTCGGTCGCCCGCAGGCGCGCGACGGTGCGGTGACCCGTGTAGGTCGCGGGTGAACCGGCGAACCGGTCGCCCAGGATCCGGGCCTGCTCCCACGCGGGCGGGACGAGACCGGGGGTGCGGCCGGAGTGCTCGGCGCAGTCACCGATCGCGAAGATGTGCGGGTCGGACGTCGCGAGCGTGTCGTCGACGACGATGCCACGCCCCGTGACCAGGCTGGCCGCACTGGCCAGGCGGATGCGGGGGCGGCTGCCCGCGGTGAGCACCACGAGATCGGCGTCGAGCTCGTAGCCGTTGTCGAGCCGCAGCCCGGACGGGGTCAGCCGGGTCGCGCGGACGCCGACGTAGACCGCCGTGCCGAGCTGCTCGAGGCTGCGCGCCAGGATGCGGCCGGCCTGGGAGTCGACCTGGTGGCGCAGGACGTGGTCGCCGACCTCGACGAGCTCGGCGCGCATCCCCCGGACGCCGAGCGCCCGGGCGACCTGAAGTCCGAGCAGGCCGCCGCCGACGATCAGCGCACTCGAAGCACTCGACGCGGCCGCGATCAGGCGGTCGCAGTCGGCCAGGGTGCGGAACGCGTGCACGCGCTCGTCCATCACCCCGTCGGCATCGACCAGGCCCCGGATCGGCGGGAGCTCGGGGATGCTGCCGATCGCCAGCACGAGCCGGTCGTAGGGCACCCGCTCGCCGTCGGTGAGCTCGACCTCCTGCGCGCTCCGGTGGATCGCGACGACGCCGGCGCCCAGACGCAGGCCGACGGCGTGCGCCGCGTACCAGCTCGGGCTGCGCAGCGAGATCGCCCCGGGACGGTGGGAGCCCTCGAGCACCGCTGACAGCAGGATGCGGTTGTACGGAGAGCAGGTCTCCTCGCCCAGCACGG from Aeromicrobium sp. Sec7.5 harbors:
- the nirB gene encoding nitrite reductase large subunit NirB; the protein is MSPHLRKRLVVIGHGMVGHRFVQAAVERGLSETYDIVVLGAESRAAYDRVALTSFFEVGADSLSLLPSGDYEDPRVTLRLGANVAGLDLESRTVTLDDGETVGYDELVLATGSAPFVPPVPGHDLEGAFVYRTIEDLEAIRDAAAGASTGVVIGGGLLGLEAANALRQLGLDTHVVEMNPRLMSAQVDEAGGRILGRHVEKLGLTIHTGVATERIEGGRVEGEERVTGITFAGGETVPLEVVVFSAGVRPRDQLARQAGLVVAERGGVAVDDQLRTSDPHVWAIGECAAHQGRMYGLVAPGYTMAEIAVDALLDGGGTFTGADMSTKLKLLGVDVASFGDAHGTTDGSIDLVFSDAVAGIYKKLVISGDGRHLLGGVLVGDASAYGTLRAMVSSRIELPANPEELILPASSGAPAIALPDEAVVCSCNTVTKGDIEGAVEGGCESAACVTTCTTAGSTCGSCKPQVKKIVEDYFASQGKVVDRSLCEHFAMTRSELFDVVLVHGYRTFDEIVQAHGRGRGCDVCRPVVASVLASQLNGHVLAPGRRTLQDTNDAFLANIQRNGTYSVVPRIPGGEITPEKLIVIGEVARDFGLYTKITGGQRIDLFGARTEQLPAIWKRLVDAGFESGHAYGKALRTVKSCVGSTWCRFGVQDSVAMAIALELRYRGLRSPHKLKGGVSGCARECAEARGKDFGVIATEKGWNLYVGGNGGAVPAHAQLLAGDLDDDQLVRLIDRYLMYYIRTADRLQRTSTWIDSLEGGLDRVREVVVDDALGLGTELEEAMARHVDTYVDEWKATIEDPEKVRRFVSFINAPDTPDPNISFGSTRDQIVPEASTGPVSLGSSIPVGRP
- a CDS encoding FAD-dependent oxidoreductase, whose translation is MRTVVVGNGMAAVALVERLVQHGVTGVTVLGEETCSPYNRILLSAVLEGSHRPGAISLRSPSWYAAHAVGLRLGAGVVAIHRSAQEVELTDGERVPYDRLVLAIGSIPELPPIRGLVDADGVMDERVHAFRTLADCDRLIAAASSASSALIVGGGLLGLQVARALGVRGMRAELVEVGDHVLRHQVDSQAGRILARSLEQLGTAVYVGVRATRLTPSGLRLDNGYELDADLVVLTAGSRPRIRLASAASLVTGRGIVVDDTLATSDPHIFAIGDCAEHSGRTPGLVPPAWEQARILGDRFAGSPATYTGHRTVARLRATDLDVAVLGEPETAQGQVVQVSNPVTGTHKKLVVDGGVIVAATLVGDLSRIGLITQAFDQRTVLAAGEPGELLMTPRPSAPPELPDDAEVCACAGVSVGRIRACSSLEELRESTRATTGCGGCLSTCTNLLSQLVKG